A window of Ananas comosus cultivar F153 linkage group 4, ASM154086v1, whole genome shotgun sequence contains these coding sequences:
- the LOC109708385 gene encoding 2-oxoglutarate-dependent dioxygenase DAO-like isoform X2 has protein sequence MVVIPVVDLAAEGRGQLLLDACRQPGCFRVVNHGIPAALQAEMKAAVRSLFELPDDVKLRNDHVIAGSGYVGPTIVNPLYEAFGLYDAASPADVDAFCSCLDAPPHLRMNRYNFAPETVGSSGVQIHTDSGFLTVLQEDESVGGLEVMDANGTFAAVDPLPGSLLVNLGDVAKAWSNGMLHNVKHRVLCKEAATRISIALFLLAPKDGKVEAPAELVGSKIPRLYRSFYYEDYRKLRFSSGLRAGEALSLLAA, from the exons ATGGTTGTGATCCCGGTGGTGGATCTGGCGGCGGAGGGCCGTGGGCAGCTTCTGCTGGATGCGTGCCGGCAGCCGGGCTGCTTCCGGGTGGTCAACCACGGCATCCCGGCGGCGCTGCAGGCGGAGATGAAGGCCGCCGTCCGCTCCCTCTTCGAGCTCCCCGACGACGTCAAGCTCCGCAACGACCACGTCATAGCCGGCAGCGGCTACGTGGGCCCCACTATTGTGAACCCGCTCTACGAGGCCTTCGGCCTCTACGACGCCGCCTCCCCCGCCGACGTCGACGCCTTCTGCTCCTGCCTCGACGCCCCGCCCCACCTCAG GATGAACAGATACAACTTCGCCCCAGAAACTGTTGGCTCCTCGGGTGTGCAAATTCACACAGACTCGGGCTTCCTCACAGTGCTGCAGGAAGACGAATCCGTCGGGGGCCTCGAGGTGATGGACGCTAACGGCACGTTCGCGGCTGTCGATCCTCTTCCGGGCTCTCTCCTTGTCAACCTAGGCGACGTTGCAAAG GCGTGGAGTAACGGGATGCTACACAACGTAAAGCACCGAGTTCTTTGCAAAGAAGCGGCAACTCGGATCTCTATAGCCTTATTTCTGCTAGCACCAAAGGATGGCAAAGTAGAAGCACCGGCCGAGCTGGTGGGTTCGAAGATCCCGCGCCTCTACCGATCTTTTTACTATGAAGACTACCGAAAACTACGGTTCTCCTCTGGACTGCGAGCAGGTGAAGCCCTCTCACTTCTAGCTGCATGA
- the LOC109708494 gene encoding uncharacterized protein LOC109708494: MREKVPKEEEEEEEEEGGGGGRGRGGRRRRDRGGKEEKMPTVWFALKKSLHCKSGPSDVHDPKGSSQLTSILTKKGPRSGCSRSIANLKDVIHGSKRHLERPQNCSPRSIGSSEFLNPITHEVILSNSRCELKITGYGGGGFHEGETGLGLGLGLSLGLGSTYVGTLRPGTPGPGWHHHHHHHHHHHQQQQQQQQQSPNPNPSSTTPSPNPNPNPSFRRTSTTPPRRSPNLAVGREGCGFGGGSLTNGVGAHHGNFTHRASHDGSLAERSSACVSCHKCGEQFGKWEALEAHHLSKHAVTELVEGDSSRKIVEIICKTSWLKSESNCGRIERVLKVHNTQKTLGRFEEYREMVKIKASKLPKKHPRCLADGNELLRFYGTTISCSLGSNGSSSLCSSEKCSICRIIQYGFSIKKETKGDIGVFTTSTSGRAFESIELYGDDPSTKKALLVCRVIAGRVHKPLENLQEFGIQSAGFDSLAGKVGLYANIEELYLLNPRALLPCFVVICKP; encoded by the exons atgagagagaaagtgccaaaagaagaagaagaagaagaagaagaagaaggtggaggaggaggaagaggtaggggggggaggaggaggagggataggggagggaaggaggagaagatgcCAACAGTCTGGTTTGCACTGAAGAAGTCCCTGCACTGCAAGTCTGGGCCATCTGATGTGCATGATCCAAAGGGCAGCAGCCAACTCACCTCCATCCTGACCAAGAAGGGGCCGAGGTCAGGGTGCTCAAGGTCCATAGCCAACCTCAAGGATGTGATCCATGGCAGCAAAAGGCACCTGGAGAGGCCACAGAATTGCAGCCCCAGGTCCATTGGCAGCAGTGAGTTCCTCAACCCCATCACCCATGAAGTCATTTTGAGCAATTCCAGGTGTGAGCTGAAGATCACAGGGTATGGAGGAGGGGGGTTTCATGAGGGGGAGACTGGGTTGGGTCTGGGTCTGGGTCTGAGTCTGGGTTTGGGCTCTACCTATGTGGGTACTCTTAGGCCAGGCACACCTGGACCTGGGtggcaccaccaccaccaccaccaccaccaccaccaccaacaacaacaacaacagcaacaacaaagtcctaaccctaaccctagtagCACTACCCctagccctaaccctaaccctaatccttcATTTAGGAGGACAAGTACTACACCTCCAAGGAGGTCTCCTAACTTGGCTGTGGGGAGAGAAGGGTGTGGTTTTGGAGGAGGTTCACTTACAAATGGTGTGGGTGCTCATCATGGCAATTTTACACATAGGGCCTCTCATGATGGCAGCTTAGCAGAGAGGTCCTCTGCGTGTGTGAGCTGCCACAAGTGTGGGGAGCAGTTTGGCAAGTGGGAGGCCTTGGAAGCTCACCATCTCTCTAAGCATGCAG TCACTGAGCTTGTGGAAGGAGACTCCTCGAGAAAGATCGTCGAAATCATATGCAAAACAAGCTGGCTAAAGTCCGAGAGCAACTGCGGCCGGATCGAGCGCGTCCTAAAAGTCCACAACACTCAGAAAACACTAGGTCGGTTCGAAGAATACCGCGAAATGGTTAAGATCAAAGCTAGTAAGCTCCCCAAGAAACACCCTCGATGCCTGGCGGACGGAAACGAGCTCTTGCGGTTCTACGGGACAACGATTTCCTGTTCTCTCGGCTCAAACGGCTCCTCTAGCCTCTGCTCATCGGAAAAATGCAGCATCTGCCGAATCATTCAGTACGGGTTCTCGATAAAGAAAGAAACCAAGGGAGACATCGGGGTTTTCACGACTTCAACTAGCGGGAGAGCATTCGAGTCGATCGAGTTATACGGCGACGATCCTTCGACTAAGAAGGCGTTGTTGGTGTGTAGGGTGATCGCGGGGCGAGTCCATAAGCCATTGGAAAATTTGCAGGAGTTTGGGATCCAATCTGCTGGGTTTGATTCTTTGGCAGGAAAAGTTGGTCTCTATGCAAACATTGAGGAGCTCTACTTGCTCAACCCAAGAGCTTTACTTCCATGCTTTGTTGTAATTTGTAAACCATGA
- the LOC109708385 gene encoding 2-oxoglutarate-dependent dioxygenase DAO-like isoform X1 codes for MVVIPVVDLAAEGRGQLLLDACRQPGCFRVVNHGIPAALQAEMKAAVRSLFELPDDVKLRNDHVIAGSGYVGPTIVNPLYEAFGLYDAASPADVDAFCSCLDAPPHLRETIRLYASHLHPLVANIASKIAESLGLVGCSFSDWPCQFRMNRYNFAPETVGSSGVQIHTDSGFLTVLQEDESVGGLEVMDANGTFAAVDPLPGSLLVNLGDVAKAWSNGMLHNVKHRVLCKEAATRISIALFLLAPKDGKVEAPAELVGSKIPRLYRSFYYEDYRKLRFSSGLRAGEALSLLAA; via the exons ATGGTTGTGATCCCGGTGGTGGATCTGGCGGCGGAGGGCCGTGGGCAGCTTCTGCTGGATGCGTGCCGGCAGCCGGGCTGCTTCCGGGTGGTCAACCACGGCATCCCGGCGGCGCTGCAGGCGGAGATGAAGGCCGCCGTCCGCTCCCTCTTCGAGCTCCCCGACGACGTCAAGCTCCGCAACGACCACGTCATAGCCGGCAGCGGCTACGTGGGCCCCACTATTGTGAACCCGCTCTACGAGGCCTTCGGCCTCTACGACGCCGCCTCCCCCGCCGACGTCGACGCCTTCTGCTCCTGCCTCGACGCCCCGCCCCACCTCAG GGAAACTATTAGACTTTATGCTTCGCATCTTCACCCTCTAGTAGCGAACATAGCAAGCAAAATAGCAGAGAGCCTGGGCCTGGTTGGCTGCTCATTTAGTGACTGGCCTTGTCAGTTTAGGATGAACAGATACAACTTCGCCCCAGAAACTGTTGGCTCCTCGGGTGTGCAAATTCACACAGACTCGGGCTTCCTCACAGTGCTGCAGGAAGACGAATCCGTCGGGGGCCTCGAGGTGATGGACGCTAACGGCACGTTCGCGGCTGTCGATCCTCTTCCGGGCTCTCTCCTTGTCAACCTAGGCGACGTTGCAAAG GCGTGGAGTAACGGGATGCTACACAACGTAAAGCACCGAGTTCTTTGCAAAGAAGCGGCAACTCGGATCTCTATAGCCTTATTTCTGCTAGCACCAAAGGATGGCAAAGTAGAAGCACCGGCCGAGCTGGTGGGTTCGAAGATCCCGCGCCTCTACCGATCTTTTTACTATGAAGACTACCGAAAACTACGGTTCTCCTCTGGACTGCGAGCAGGTGAAGCCCTCTCACTTCTAGCTGCATGA
- the LOC109708385 gene encoding 2-oxoglutarate-dependent dioxygenase DAO-like isoform X3 yields the protein MVVIPVVDLAAEGRGQLLLDACRQPGCFRVVNHGIPAALQAEMKAAVRSLFELPDDVKLRNDHVIAGSGYVGPTIVNPLYEAFGLYDAASPADVDAFCSCLDAPPHLRETIRLYASHLHPLVANIASKIAESLGLVGCSFSDWPCQFRMNRYNFAPETVGSSGVQIHTDSGFLTVLQEDESVGGLEVMDANGTFAAVDPLPGSLLVNLGDVAKSGIISIVHVPCNRHFLLLKTKKWS from the exons ATGGTTGTGATCCCGGTGGTGGATCTGGCGGCGGAGGGCCGTGGGCAGCTTCTGCTGGATGCGTGCCGGCAGCCGGGCTGCTTCCGGGTGGTCAACCACGGCATCCCGGCGGCGCTGCAGGCGGAGATGAAGGCCGCCGTCCGCTCCCTCTTCGAGCTCCCCGACGACGTCAAGCTCCGCAACGACCACGTCATAGCCGGCAGCGGCTACGTGGGCCCCACTATTGTGAACCCGCTCTACGAGGCCTTCGGCCTCTACGACGCCGCCTCCCCCGCCGACGTCGACGCCTTCTGCTCCTGCCTCGACGCCCCGCCCCACCTCAG GGAAACTATTAGACTTTATGCTTCGCATCTTCACCCTCTAGTAGCGAACATAGCAAGCAAAATAGCAGAGAGCCTGGGCCTGGTTGGCTGCTCATTTAGTGACTGGCCTTGTCAGTTTAGGATGAACAGATACAACTTCGCCCCAGAAACTGTTGGCTCCTCGGGTGTGCAAATTCACACAGACTCGGGCTTCCTCACAGTGCTGCAGGAAGACGAATCCGTCGGGGGCCTCGAGGTGATGGACGCTAACGGCACGTTCGCGGCTGTCGATCCTCTTCCGGGCTCTCTCCTTGTCAACCTAGGCGACGTTGCAAAG TCTGGAATTATTTCTATAGTACATGTTCCATGCAACCGGCACTTTCTTCTTTTGAAAACCAAAAAATGGTCATGA